DNA sequence from the Sphaeramia orbicularis chromosome 13, fSphaOr1.1, whole genome shotgun sequence genome:
CGTGTTCACactaaggttattatcattaatgaaaactaacgaaatgacgaaaactagaattgaaaaaacattttcattaactgaaataaataaaaactataattaaaagaaaatacaatacctaactgaaactgtattgtgtgtttataaaactacctaaaacatataaaaattatggataaagtcCCTtccttttcgtctttgtcaacgtcggactgatacgaaagtgatttatttcactcgagctattttctctgctgtcaccagaTGAtattaacggtccgtcacttgtggtttccagtcgtcttctggtccccactctacctggaaacatggagactaaagttgggagaaagcagcagagtcctgtctgggatttatatgaatacaacgacagagaagaagagaaaagagtaaaaaaaaaaactaaaaataaactaaaactaagcatttagaaaatacaaactaataaaactatcaaacctgctctaaaatgaattaaaacgaactgaaaaaaaaaagccaaaactaaataaaactagaatgaaaaatccaaaactattagaaccttgggttTTACTAGAAAGAAAACCTCCTATTTTCACAGACACAGAGTTCAGGTGATAAATGAAAGTCAAAGCCTGATGGAAGTGGTGTCCTCTGGGCCCTAACCCCGACCCTAGAATCTAGGGGAACACTGCCTCCACTCGTAGAACATGACTCATCTAATGAGTGAATGATCTGATGAAAATAATGTGAATGATgtgctttgacctttgacctttagtcaCAACATCTGAACCCAGCTGAGCACCTGCGGCAGATTCTGGGTTGAACGGTCACACGACTGTCATTCATCAGTTTGTTTGTCCTTTCATGCGGTGCCTGTCAGTATCGAACATGTGCAGAATGAATTAGATCAGACCAATTCAAGCAAACTGAATATACTTTATtgaacaaacatatacaaaatagagTAAAATAATGCAGAAAATTTACACTCAGTACAATCAAGTTTAgctttttaacttatttttaccTCAAATATTTCAAAGGCAGCAAAATGATATAATCGTATTTACTCGGGTCTATTTTGAGGACTTCTCATAAACTTGTATTGGATGAAAACATTACAAATCTTACACACATTCATTTACTGACCATTTTTACAACTGTTACGTTCTTTTCCCACCAAAGTAGATCTGTTTGAATAACCACCAGGATAATCTCAGGGTACGTTCAGACAGTGGGTCTTAAATGTACGATTTGGATTTTttagtgaaatctgattttttttgcgtgCTCGTTCatcttacacattaaatgtgacttctatcagtttagtccacaggtgtcaaacatgtggcccaggggctaaagccggtctgccaaagggtccagtccggcccatgggatgaatttatgaaatacaaaaattacatgaaagatatgaacaatccaggatgtcaaaatcattttaattcagattccacatacagaccaattagatctaaagtgggtcagaagcagtaaaatactatcatattaaacctataaataatgtaagcagccaattttatctttgttttagtgtaaaaaaaaacaaaaaagtaaaattacatgaaaatgtttatattaaaaactgttattttacaaaaaatgtgaaaaatgccttaagataaataaatgcagttcttccaatattctgcctgttactaaatgttttgtgcatttgtaattgtaatgtaagttgtaatgcacatgtctaaatgataaactgaggcagaatattgttaaaattggacttatttttcttaagatgtttccagtttttcgtgttattcagatttttgtagatgttaaaaaaaatcttgaattaagcaaaaaaaatcttgaattaagcaaaaaaatcttgaattatgcaaaaaaaaaaaatcttgaattaagcaaaaaaatcttgaattttgcaaataaaaaatcttgaattaagcaaaaaaaatcttgaactaagcaaaaaaaaaaatcttgtatcaagcaaaaaaaaaaaaaatctaataataattgcATATTGtgtaaaattggacttgtttttaaGATGTTTccaattgttcatgttattcagacttttgtagatgttaacactatcataatttaatttgactgtTTTCTACTGTAATtatttcctggtccggcccacttcagatcatactgggctgaatgtggcccctgaactaaaatgagtttgaccgccCTGGTTTAGAGTATGAacagaatgcgaccctgaagtgacccacatgtgcaaaagaggtcctgacagaatacgtgaccacgcaggcacacgcTGTGTTTACACAAGTAAGTATGTTTCACACTTCCTCTCCTCCTGAAATGCAGaattgttgtgtttgttgcatttcaataacgtaaaggtcggattaatgcgacctggccgttcagactgatgtcgcattgcaaaatatcagatttaggaccacatatgaaaggggcCTGGGTCGGATTAGAAAAAATGgggtttgtgctgttcaaactgtctttatcaGATCataacaggtcacatatgggtgaaaaaatcagatttgggccacatttgtgtgcagtctgaacgtagcctaagagtaCACACCTCCAGCAGGGCCTCCCAGTGCTGGTACCCAGTGAAGCACTCACACTGGAAACattagaaaagttaaataaataaataaatacatttataaatacataaatataaaaacaataataattattatatatatatatcggctaaaatttccttagggggtcaaatgagtgtccatttttgtaaaaaaaaaaaaaaacagttgtcataaagtcatagaagtgtgtgtaaataatgctaatccatctgtgcacagactactgatattctctgacagtggaagctctattttcataaatattggatttggaatagcacgtggatgtgaaaacttttgctggtggacggacatgacattacccatgatgctctggtcagtcccagtacttcattaggaataaacttctagacttcctattgctaattgtgctcttcttcataaatgttggtattgtggatctaaaacaatcccagctgacacaaaaacactaaatgtgtcagtggacggatgtgacatggttgttgtggatcccatcatactgatgctctgcagccatgtcagcgtttacactaatgatccctgtgcaaaaactaggagcactattatttattggatagtttagcatcagactaaagaggaaagaacaatctagaattgttatttcttcataaaaatgcttcttattgtaaaagtgttgatgtaaacagtgctgtgtgccattcttcatgtatgtgttggtggaacagaagcaggatggatcagcaccatactccagattgaacctgtacaaataaaacatgtgatatggaggagagaatctgggaagaaaaactggggaatccaaaagaagagaagatttgtttttcaggtaaattcagttcaaatagaacttgtccatttgtgacatgaaagtatagcattaattgtgatgaaatggttcattttggagctgaaaacatagttcatatgagcatcaacatgttgaacagaactgaaatcctgtccatttgaacaactgtcatttaccaacacaaagttcctttggattcactgagactgatttcttctgcacaaagacacaaataagacctctaagcacattttagccgatacaTATTCTTAGATTTGGCCCTTTTTCTGGACCTGCTGGCCCATAGCCATCCCAAACTAAAACCAGTAGAATAACCCTAACCTCCTTTGCAGAGCCTTTCCAGAAGCAGTGGAGCGCTCATGTTTGCAGAAGTAGTCAACAGCTGTCTCTGCTTCAGTTCGTACAAATTCCTCCAACATTTTACAGACATATACCACCTTTTTACACACATCTAAGATCTTACACAGACAAGAAATCCTGTTCCTGTccctttggtttttatttttctaatatCTAATTAGACATGACAGTATTTGTGTCCTGAACTTGTGTTCCCTGTAATAAAAATGATTCTCTTCAGTGTCTAAGAGGCGTTTATTCACCAGTGCATAAATGACTACTGTCTGCTCCAGTCATATGTCAGAGGAACAGGCTCCAACAGCTGTGTTCTTTGTTTCAACTGAAGCAAGAAATAAATAAGTTTCTGAGAAGAAGCTACAAATTGTAAAACGTGGACCTTTCTGCACATGTTCAGAAGTTCTAGAGCggtggggtcaaacatacggcccacggaccCAAACCGGTCTGCCTAAGGTTCCAAGGAGGCCCGTGGAATAAATATATATGAACAGTccggggtgttgaactcattctAGTTCCAAACTCCAGTTTCCAAAAGTTTAACtatatgcctgttactaaactgtttgtgcatttgtagctcctctgtgatctgtaagttgtaatgtacatgataaatgataaactgaggcagaatactgttcaaattcacttctttttcttcagaaatatcaggttgttcatggttattcACATGCTTTGGGACGGCTGTAAATGAAAACATATtcagaatttaacttttttgcattAAGACAAAGCCATAAATgtgcagctgtcattatttattggtaattctgttattattttcctggtctggctcctagaggattctgttgggtttctataaattggagtctggttctgaccaactctacatgtaaagtgtcatgagataacttttggtgctatataaataaaatttgatttgatttatttgttcttatctatctctcctttatgtgaagccctttgtaacatgttgttttaaacagtactctataaataaagctttacttacttacttccttgaggtcaaactgggctgaatgttgaacctgaactcaaatgacttTAACACCTCTGTTCTACAGTaaaaaccagggctctcaaactcatgttctttcagttccacattcagcctgatttgatctccagtgggccggaccagtcaaataataacagaataacctgtaaataacgacaactgcaaatttttgtctgtgttttagtgaaaaaaacccccattaaattatgaaaatacttacttttataaactatccaaacaaaaaaaatgtgaataacctgaaaaaactgacatttcttaagaaaaatcagtgcaattttaacaatattctgcctcagtatcATCACTTGTCCATGTgcgttctggatcagatctacaaagacactaaacactgaggaacgggaagaaaagagttcaaattatgctgaattttctttagacatttcaggttcatatttgttcaggttattcacattttattgttacaggatagtttggaaatggaaatattttcagaatttaatgttattttttgcactaaaacaaagacaaaaaattgaagttgtcattatttatagacataatgtaaggttatttttttcacatcaaaccaagaagaaaatatggagtcaataAATTctgcaggttattatgttattctttGGCTGTAGGtcattttggtctgtatgtggaacctgagctaaaataaaTTCCACAgcatttttgtactttgtaaattcatcccaggggccgcattggaacgTTTGGCATTTgacccccgggtcgcatgtttgacacccctggtataaagtcAATAGTTTCAGGGTGAGAAACTGAGATTAATGTCGCCAATTTAATGTCCAAGCAAATGTAACCTGTGGTGACAATGTTCCCTTCTGTTCCAGTGTTACTGTGATGATCGCAGAGGCCCGGACAGTTTGATGCCACGGtgctgctgacctttgacccacatATTCAACTTATGCCAAATATCAAGAAATTCTCTGAGCGTCTTCTTGAGATATCGAAATCAACAAGTTGGGACAGACAGGATAGTTCTTACGTCAGAAATCTAAAAGTTCCACTTGTTTCATTTGGACCAGTGTTTGTCGTCTTTGGAGAGAACCAGATGCCACATGACACCACAGTTTGTAGCAGAAGATTCAGAATTAGTTGTTTTTCTCCTCTGACTCATCTGAATCCCTGGTGAGGTACTGAATATGTGTCCATATACAccacatctgtaaaaaaaaaacaaaacaaaaccataaaTATGAGATTCACTGCACAGTAATATGTAAGAGGATCACATTAGTGGGTGTTTAACATATTAATGTCTATATTAAGTCAATAAGGAAACCAGATTTGTTCCTGTTTGACATAGAAACATAAACTTGTGTATTTTAACTGTTGAGACATGGACATAGGATAAATCAGAAATATGGATTCAGATATTCCTCATACCATACTTTAAAAATCTACAATGCTGGTAgacttttaaaaacaaaaaaaatgagtttAATATTCACTCTGACATGctaaatacctgatttacactggatAAAAGCACAGATACAAGTGAAAATACTGCAATTCATCTCATATAGCTCCTGGTGGTTTGAGAGATGCAGGCATTCATCTATAAAAACTATTTTTACTCACTCGGGGTCGTTCATTTTATCATATCTCATAATAACACAAATGGGAATAAAGATGTCTTTAatctcatgtaaaaaaaaaaaatcgatcaaTGATGAGAAAGACTCATCTAACaattaataaacaaaatgattccaatgCACTTTCAGGAAGCACTGATGGGAAATGTAGCTTCATCACTGGGATTTTTCATGGGATTTActgatatgaccatatttgaatAACTCATCAACTGTTTCTTgcttttcaactgaattagaaaaagtgagatattttgattctcagtcaaacagaagaaacagtAAATTAACCCAATTAACCCTTTGTGgctattacaaaaaatgatctttttctctttatttagcctttcttaaatgttttatcaccatttactatcatagtagcctctgcattttgcattttttaagtgaaaatcaggtattttcctatatgtaatttactgatcatgtagatgttcataaaagctcagattaaagttgagggttattttgtcagaaatagagaaaactgaaggaaaagtgatttatcagcaaatatatcattaactgaacataaacccagtgtctatccactatcattgatccaactgcatgggtttgactggggaatcactgttgtagaacacaggtgtcaaacatgcggcccggggccaaatctggcccgcgggaggaatttgtgaaatgcaaaaattacactgaagatatgaacaatcagtggtgtcaaaatccttttaattcaggttccacatacagacacataaatGCCCTTTCAGGCAcagcagttgttctttttttttcctattatttgattttttgtgtattgtttatcattattactattatttttctattgtttgattttttatttgtgtattgttcattattattattgttttctatttttgttccatatgttttgtattatgtctgtgtctgaaataaactaacctaaactaacctaacatacagtccaattagatttaaagtgggtcagaaccagtcaaatattatcataataacctataaataatgacaaccccaaattttctctttgtttttttggtgtaaaaaagtaaaattacctgaaaatgtttacattaccaaactctacttttacaaaaaatgtgaataacctgaacaaatacgatcaaacggaaatgtcttaagaaaagtaaatgcaatttgaccaatattctgcctgttaataaatgttttatgcgattgtaacacacgtgtaaatgataaactgataaaccgaggcagattattgttaaaattgctcatgtttttcttcagacaattcaagttgttcatgttactcagatttttaaggaaactttgtagatgtaaacctgatcataatataactttacttttttcacttttattatttgactggtctggcccactgcagatcagattggactgaatgtggaactgaactaaaatgagtttgacacccctgttgtagaagatgacggtgtttccatggtaactacagagcctctgaacgtccaaatgggtcatatctgatgaccatgaaaagaggaataactgcattttacatccattatttacatgtattgataggatcagtggatcaactattaaacagtttacatcagtagttggttttggtcgacggtggctgtttgagtctttatgggttaaattgtgaGGAAAATATCCAAGTATTTGTGCTTCGCTGAACTAGAACttttgataaaaatgtgagaagcTTGTACCTCTGCTGAGAGGGCCAGCAGGCGGCCGGCCGCCAGCATCACCGTCCCCTGAGTCTGGATCCACAGAGGCACATCCAACCAGTGGGACAGTAAACCCCTCTGGAACCCATAGAGCCACAGTGGGAGGAGGTGCAGACCACTCACCACCCAGAGGCCCAAAGGGGTCCGAAACCCTGACGGCAAAATGTGCTCATCAAAACAGTGTTACACCACAGTAATAACACAACACTGTAACGTTTAGGTTTTATAGTGAATTTGAGTTAAGGTTGTGTGGTATGACGATAGACAGTataggtcagtggttctcaaccttttttggctcatgaccccattttaacatcacaaatttctggcgaccccagattttcaaaacagagacgatttttttatttttgctcaaattaatttgtttttgatcatgtaatagtttgctatactatgtttcaaataaacgttaattttagaggacatttagtctatataatgtctattattatggacagaggcagtaaatccaggtgtagatttctgcacaaaatgagactgtgattttccttggtcaggatctgtccagtcagtccagctgtgatttacaaggaggacaattaatagtgaacaaacaaaagtgaaactatgaattatgaaagagctgcagcatctgaaactgaccacaatgaacatttgacagataaacagaagcacagtaCCACTGGTAAACAGTACCAGTATGTAGTGTGAtcgtctctctcaattcaccatatattttttattagtactttttttttttttatcaattactagaaatttcaggcgaccccatttgaattccaggcgaccccacaaggggtcctgaccccaaggttgaaaaacactggtatagatATACACAACACAGTCAGAATTTTTCTAAAAATGCTGTGGCGACTGGACTTTCCTGTCTGTAATCAATATCTGGCCAAACATCTCTACCTGCTTATGCATAGTAGGTATGAATTTAAGGTTTAGTAATGACACACTGATACAGTAAACACATCAGAGGTACTTTGGGACCTGTTATACAAGTAACATTGTTAAGATACCAACATTATGACTTTCCTATGATAGTTATCCAAAGTATCTCGatactggaactaaaacaataccaCAGCAAAAACCAGGGAAAGTACAGGCATGACAGAATATGGAtctttttcaaataaataaaaaaaaagtgaaacatttATTCTGAGTAAATCTGCTTTTTGGACAGTCTGTTATCATTAATATTCATTTTCTAATTAAATTCCTCTATAAATGCATTCAATAGAGTGCAGAGCTCTGCAGAGGATGTCTGCTGAGTTGAGTCTGTTCAGCTGACCTCGCTTTGCCTAATGCCTACACATTTCCATATTACACAGTTCTTACACATTAGTATAATGCTTTGTCTTATTGTGTATATTTTGGAAATCTCAGATCTCCACAAAGACCATAAAAAGGAGATTTTGTAACAGTTAGGTAGTACGGTCATAGTACTGTTCTAATATTCTGTGCAACACAATGTAGAACTAGGCTTTAaagcacaggagtcaaacatgtgcACAACAACACACCAAAGGTTCTGatccagtgggatgaatttgtgaaatgcaaaattacactgaacatattaacaatcaaggatgttaaaatcattttaggtcacttcaatctaaagtggatcagactagtaaaatactatcataataacctataaataatgaaaaccacaaattttcctccttgttttagtgtaaaaaaaaaaagtcacattacataaaaatgtttacatttacagactagccttttacaaaaaatgtgaataacctgaacaaatatgaacaacctggaaagtcttaagagaagtatgtggtattttttcctattactaaatgttttgtgtatttgtagatccactgtgatctgtacgttgtgatgcacatgtgtaaattattgACTAAGgcgtaatactgttaacattgctcttatttttcaggttgttcatatttgttcatgttatgttcaagtacagttcatagtaaacattttcattatggaattttacttcttCACTTAAAATCATACAGGAAACTTtagagttgaaattatttataagttcttattctatttatattattttactagtccggcccactttacatcatattaggctgcatgtggccctgaactaaaatgagtctgacacccctgctttaaagaaaCTAAAACCTGTTTGATATGACTGATGTTGGGATGCAGGAGTTTGCTCCTATCACACAGGCCTGTACTTAGTGCCACTGTGTGTGATGCAGACTTGTGTGTTACCGTTGGACATGATGGCTTGTATGAGTGGAGGACTGGTGCTGAAGCTGTTCTTCCATCTGTCACCTCTGGCGCTGtggttacacacaaacacacaccactcCACCGCAGACACCAGCCAACCCCACTGCAACACAACACAAAGACAACCCCACACACAGTAAATACAGGACTAATACACACTAACTGTGGCACATGTACAGggaggggaagcaaaatgtacaatattttgaggcagcgattgaaagacagtgtatgaccagttagtttactgaaagtcatgagaatttatttcccacaagaaaatgtccataatagaaaatgtttttattctatgtgtcctccttctttctcaataactgccttcacacgcttcctgaaacttgcacaagtgttcctcaaatattggggtgacaacttctcccattcttctttaatagtatcttccagactttctggtaatagttttgctcatagtcattctcttctttccattataaacagtctttatggacactccaactatttttgaaatctcctttggtgtgacgagtgcattcagcaaatcacacactctttgacgtttgctttcctgattactcatatgggcaaaagtttctgaaaaggtatggataatagtgttaggtatgattatgacatcagtatatgtttggtttcaaaacaattgacgtagtgcctgctgagaataaacaactaaatgttcattgtaaattttgcttccccaccctgtagaggttAAAAAGCACGAGACATGTTAACGTCAAACGGCTTTTCTGACTCACTGTGATTTTGCAATTTATAAATATCAGTAATCGTATACATTTGTATTTTAGTGTTGCTTGTTGATATTCTAAGCTAAACCAGGTAAAAAGTGATGGAGTATTTTTTTGTACTATTTTTTCACACAAACACTTGATGATGAAACCAGATGTTCTCATTAGAATTGTTAGGAATGTGACTTCTGAATAGTCCTGCTTGGcgtttgtcatgttctgatcaTAATGCAACCATAAATAACcatcttgttttgtcattttcatgttgaataaaagcttttattgatttttatttaattaaatcaaaACAAGGAAATCAGAGAATAtaagtgtgtttttgcattgttATATCTTTTACTTCCTTCTTGTCTGGCCTcatcttttacactgttttcttgTTAGTTTGCCTTTTATGTTTTCTCCATACAcattttatgaataatttaaaatgacaaatatctgTGTGGTTTTATCAGCATTTACTTGAGACTAAAAATCAGCCTTGAAactcattcattaattttgtCCTCCAGAGGGTGGTGGAGGCGCTGCAGCCTCTGTCAGCTACCAACAGGTGAAGGTTCGGTCCAACCTGGACATGTTAGCAGTTCATCACTggactgacatatacagacaaacaacaactcactctcacattcacacctactggTGAagtagattaaccagttaacctgttAAAAACATGTCTATGAACGGTGGAAGGAGGCCAGAGTAACTGAGTATTGATTTGACATCATTTATCATGGTTATGATCAATATTGGctgatatgaacatttttatcatgatataattttTGGTCATATAGCTCCAACTTACTTTTGGTGTTCaatatttaaaggtgcgggagactttcgtgaccaatttttcatcaaatctgtcaaacctcagtcatatcctcagtatcatgaatctgtacgtctgtctgtcattactcagctgaatctcttccctcacagtgaacagtttcttagtgccatccaccataaacagaccatgtgtttacagagttgggaggtaactcgggcatcttcggaattttgtcgcaatgtgcattgtgggaagcgaaggctcacgccgctgcctgacagtggcagcgcaaccatatgatattatatggatgagaAAAACGCTtggaaatggctgaaacgtggaaacagctggaggaatatgcatagagggaaaggagctcctgccgtttccgcatcgtgtctttagcagctgccgctgtcaggtggctgcgcgagcctcggtttcccacaatgcacgtcacaacaaaattttgaagatgcccgagttaccttccaactctgtttgtaaacacatggtttgtttatggtggatggcactaagaaattgttcaccatgagggaagagattcaggtgagtaatgacagacagacttacagattcatgattctgaggatatgactgaggtttgacagatctgatgaaaaattggtcatgaaagtctcccgcacctttaataaatgaaataatacaatTCTCCCAGACTCTGTAGAAGTactgcttcctcccaccatccaaacatacACACCACAGTAGATTAACTGGTCAATCGAAATCACCCGCAAGTGTGAATGTGAGTATCAATCATTTGtctgtatatacatacacatttaaaaaaacatttttatccacaTAGTCAACATCCTAAATTAGTACCATCATGAGAAAATGGGCTACATCTACGCAAGCTAAAGTGAACAGGTCTACAAGTCTACGACTGCACCGTAAGTTTagttactga
Encoded proteins:
- the LOC115430987 gene encoding uncharacterized protein LOC115430987 produces the protein MGAQVLLYWANITGYIRLALVLAAWAAYETPSLFVPLYSSSVLLDGVDGWLARRLNQCSRFGAWLDVVVDNLGRGMLWSLLFKWGWLVSAVEWCVFVCNHSARGDRWKNSFSTSPPLIQAIMSNGFRTPLGLWVVSGLHLLPLWLYGFQRGLLSHWLDVPLWIQTQGTVMLAAGRLLALSAEMWCIWTHIQYLTRDSDESEEKNN